The following are encoded together in the Streptomyces tsukubensis genome:
- a CDS encoding LamB/YcsF family protein: MPPVPAPASIDLNADLGEGFGRWRLTDDERLLSVVTSANVACGFHAGDPVTMRRVCERAVEAGVRIGAQVSYRDLAGFGRRAMDVPPAELAAEVAYQIGALEIFARAAGSRVAYVKPHGALYNRVVRDEEQARAVVDGVLLAGAGLPVLGLPGSRLLDIADEAGLPVVPEAFGDRAYTASGTLVPRSSEGAVITDPDTVVERSVGMARSGTVLARSGERIGVRARSLCLHGDTPDAVGLARRVRAKLEAAGVRVEAFA, from the coding sequence ATGCCCCCGGTCCCCGCCCCCGCATCGATCGATCTCAACGCCGATCTCGGCGAGGGCTTCGGGCGCTGGCGGCTCACCGACGACGAACGGCTGCTCTCGGTGGTGACCAGCGCCAACGTGGCCTGCGGTTTCCACGCGGGCGACCCGGTGACGATGCGGCGGGTCTGTGAGCGGGCGGTGGAGGCCGGTGTGCGCATCGGGGCACAGGTCTCCTACCGGGACCTCGCGGGTTTCGGCAGGCGCGCGATGGACGTACCCCCCGCGGAGCTGGCGGCCGAAGTCGCCTATCAGATCGGCGCCTTGGAGATCTTCGCCCGCGCCGCCGGGTCCCGTGTCGCCTACGTAAAACCGCACGGCGCGCTCTACAACCGGGTGGTGCGGGACGAGGAGCAGGCCCGCGCCGTGGTGGACGGGGTACTGCTCGCGGGCGCCGGCCTGCCCGTACTGGGACTGCCCGGCTCACGGCTGCTCGACATCGCGGACGAGGCGGGCCTCCCCGTGGTGCCCGAGGCGTTCGGCGACCGCGCCTACACCGCGTCAGGCACCCTCGTGCCGCGCTCGTCGGAGGGGGCCGTCATCACCGACCCCGACACCGTGGTCGAGCGGTCCGTGGGCATGGCCAGGTCGGGAACGGTCCTCGCGCGCAGCGGAGAACGCATCGGCGTGCGGGCCCGTTCCCTCTGCCTGCACGGCGACACGCCGGACGCGGTGGGTCTCGCCCGGCGGGTGCGGGCGAAGCTGGAGGCCGCCGGGGTACGGGTGGAGGCGTTCGCGTGA
- the pxpB gene encoding 5-oxoprolinase subunit PxpB: protein MRTRAVGEHALLVETGGAEATFALHAELIRRREAGSLPPVRDIVPAAATVLLDGVADPGSLAAALVTWRIPPAPRSTGARVELPVRYEGPDLAEVATVWGVSPDEVVRVHTATEFRVAFCGFAPGFGYLTGLGDEHAVPRRSTPRTAVPAGSVGLAGAYTGVYPRSSPGGWQLIGTTSAVLWDVDREPAALLAPGTRVRFVAVTDTADHRDVLGKGPR from the coding sequence CTGCGGACGCGGGCCGTCGGCGAGCACGCGCTGCTGGTCGAGACCGGCGGCGCGGAGGCGACCTTCGCCCTGCACGCCGAGCTGATCCGCCGTCGCGAGGCGGGGTCCCTGCCTCCGGTACGCGACATCGTGCCCGCCGCTGCCACGGTCCTGCTTGACGGCGTCGCGGATCCCGGGTCCCTCGCCGCCGCCCTGGTGACCTGGCGGATCCCGCCCGCGCCGAGGAGCACGGGCGCGCGCGTGGAGCTCCCCGTGCGGTACGAGGGCCCCGACCTGGCCGAGGTCGCCACGGTGTGGGGCGTCTCCCCCGACGAGGTGGTCCGGGTCCACACGGCCACCGAGTTCCGCGTCGCCTTCTGCGGTTTCGCCCCCGGCTTCGGCTATCTCACCGGCCTCGGCGACGAACACGCCGTACCGCGGAGATCCACTCCCCGTACGGCCGTTCCCGCCGGTTCTGTCGGTCTGGCGGGCGCGTACACGGGCGTGTATCCGCGGTCCTCGCCCGGCGGCTGGCAGCTCATCGGGACGACCTCCGCGGTCCTGTGGGACGTCGACAGGGAACCGGCCGCGCTCCTCGCCCCCGGTACCCGCGTGCGTTTCGTCGCCGTCACGGACACAGCCGACCACCGGGACGTCCTCGGAAAGGGACCGCGTTGA